The Catharus ustulatus isolate bCatUst1 chromosome 15, bCatUst1.pri.v2, whole genome shotgun sequence genome has a window encoding:
- the PCDH1 gene encoding protocadherin-1 isoform X3, with translation METPRDQRAGARHGAQRQHHPTPLQRRMNPLASCLGLWLLCQLPALASGTRVIYKVQEEQPPNSLIGSLASDYGLPDMGHLYKLEVGAPYLRVDGKTGDIYTTETSIDRENLRECQHLLPGDPCYLEFEVSITNLNANSSPRLLEGQIEVLDINDNTPNFASPVLTLSIPENTNIGTLFPIPLAMDRDSGPNGVASYELMAGPEAQQLFGLQVAEDQDEKQPQLIVMGNLDREQWDSYDLTIKVQDGGNPPRASSALLRITILDMNDNAPKFEKALYEAELSENSPVGHSVLQVKANDSDQGANAEIDYSFHQASDMVRRLLRLDRATGLITVQGPIDREDIGTLKFSVMAKDKGANPKSARTQVAVTIKDMNDNAPSIEIRGIGLVTHQDGIANISEDVPVETAVALVQVSDRDEGENAVVTCVVAGDVPFQLRQASETGSDSKKKYFLQTTTPLDYESVKEYTIEIVAVDSGNPPLSSTNSLKVQVMDVNDNAPVFSQSFTEVAFPENNEPDELVMEVSATDADSGSNAKLVYSLETDPSSKGFFTIDPDSGEIRVKAVLDREQRERYEFLVVAEDKGTPSKQGTASVAINVMDRNDNDPKFMLSGYNFSVMENMPPLSPVGMVTVIDADKGENARIQLSVEQDNGDFVIQNGTGTILSSISFDREQQSTYTFRLKAVDGGDPPRSAYVGVTINVLDENDNAPFITSPSNATYKHILPHTSPGQQVSKVKAEDIDSGINAELIYSITGGNPFELFQISPQSGDITLEKEILRKHHGLHRLVVRVNDKGKPSRHGTALVHFYVNETLANRTLLDTLVGHSLDTPLDIDIAGDPEYERSKQRSNILFGVIAGIVAVTLVIVLVVLVRYCRQREAKSGYQAGKKETKDLYAPKQASKSGKSKGKVKKSKSPKPPKPTEDEEETGLQKSLKFNLMNDSVSDSPRIHLPLNYPPGSPDLGRHYRSNSPLPSIQLQPQSPSASKKHQVVQDLPATNTFVGTGDNNSTGSEQYSDYSYRTNPQKYTNKQLPHRRVTFSAASQAQDLQDPSQHSYYDSGLEESETPSSKSSSGPRIGPLALPEDHYERTTPDGSIGEMEHPENESPERSRL, from the exons ATGGAGACACCGCGGGACCAGCGCGCAGGGGCTCGGCACGGAGCGCAGCGCCAGCACCATCCAA ctcccctgcAGCGCAGGATGAACCCGCTGGCATCCTGCCTGGGCCTGTggctcctctgccagctccctgccctggcctcGGGGACACGAGTGATCTACAAAGTGCAGGAGGAGCAACCCCCCAACAGCCTCATAGGGAGCCTGGCCTCTGACTACGGCTTACCGGACATGGGGCACCTCTACAAGCTGGAAGTGGGGGCCCCATACCTGCGTGTGGATGGCAAGACTGGGGACATCTACACCACAGAGACCTCCATTGACCGGGAGAACCTGCGGGagtgccagcacctcctgcccgGAGACCCCTGCTACCTGGAGTTTGAGGTGTCCATCACGAACCTGAACGCCAACAGCAGCCCGCGCCTGCTCGAGGGGCAGATCGAGGTGCTCGATATCAATGACAACACCCCCAACTTCGCCTCGCCCGTCCTCACCCTGTCCATCCCTGAAAACACCAACATTGGGACGctcttccccatccccctgGCCATGGACCGCGACTCGGGCCCCAACGGCGTTGCCTCCTACGAGCTGATGGCGGGTCCGGAGGCGCAGCAGCTCTTTGGGCTGCAGGTGGCCGAGGACCAGGATGAGAAGCAGCCTCAGCTGATCGTCATGGGCAACCTGGACCGGGAGCAGTGGGACTCCTACGATCTGACCATCAAGGTGCAGGATGGGGGGAACCCCCCGCGGGCGAGCAGCGCCCTGCTGCGCATCACCATCCTGGACATGAACGACAACGCGCCCAAGTTCGAGAAGGCCCTGTACGAGGCAGAGCTGTCTGAAAACAGCCCTGTGGGGCACTCTGTCCTCCAG GTGAAAGCTAACGATTCAGACCAGGGTGCCAACGCTGAGATCGACTACTCCTTCCACCAGGCCTCGGACATGGTGCGGCGGCTGCTGCGCCTGGACCGCGCCACGGGGCTCATCACCGTGCAGGGCCCCATCGACCGCGAGGACATCGGCACCCTCAAGTTCTCCGTCATGGCCAAGGACAAGGGCGCCAACCCCAAGAGCGCCCGCACGCAGGTGGCGGTCACCATCAAGGACATGAACGACAACGCGCCCTCCATAGAGATCCGCGGCATAGGGTTGGTCACCCACCAGGATGGCATAGCCAACATCTCGGAGGACGTGCCAGTAGAGACAGCAGTGGCTCTGGTGCAGGTGTCCGACCGAGATGAGGGTGAAAATGCCGTGGTGACCTGCGTGGTGGCCGGTGACGTCCCGTTCCAGCTGCGCCAGGCCAGTGAGACGGGGAGTGACAGCAAGAAGAAATACTTCCTGCAGACCACCACGCCGCTGGACTACGAGTCAGTGAAAGAGTACACGATTGAGATCGTGGCCGTGGACTCGGGGAACCCGCCCCTCTCCAGCACCAACTCCTTGAAGGTGCAGGTGATGGACGTCAATGACAACGCCCCTGTCTTCAGCCAAAGCTTCACTGAGGTGGCCTTCCCTGAGAACAACGAGCCCGATGAGCTGGTCATGGAGGTGAGTGCCACGGACGCTGATAGTGGCTCCAACGCCAAGCTGGTTTATTCCCTGGAGACAGACCCCTCCTCCAAGGGCTTCTTCACTATTGACCCTGACTCCGGGGAGATCCGGGTGAAGGCTGTGCTGGACCGAGAGCAGCGGGAGCGCTACGAGTTCTTGGTGGTGGCGGAAGATAAGGGCACCCCCAGCAAGCAGGGCACAGCATCTGTGGCCATCAACGTCATGGACAGGAATGACAACGACCCCAAGTTCATGCTGAGTGGCTACAACTTCTCAGTGATGGAGAACATGCCGCCCCTCAGCCCCGTGGGCATGGTGACGGTCATCGATGCCGACAAAGGAGAAAATGCCAGGATCCAGCTGTCAGTGGAGCAAGACAACGGGGATTTTGTTATCCAAAATGGCACCGGCACCATCCTCTCCAGCATCTCTTTCGACCgggagcagcagagcacctACACCTTCCGACTCAAGGCGGTGGATGGTGGGGATCCCCCCAGGTCTGCCTATGTGGGGGTGACCATCAACGTCTTGGATGAGAATGACAATGCTCCCTTCATCACCTCCCCCTCCAATGCCACCTACAAGCACATACTGCCCCACACCAGCCCCGGCCAGCAGGTGAGCAAGGTCAAGGCAGAGGACATCGACTCGGGCATCAACGCTGAGCTTATCTACAGCATCACAGGAGGAAACCCCTTCGAGCTCTTCCAGATCTCCCCACAGAGCGGGGACATCACTCTGGAGAAGGAGATCCTGCGCAAGCACCACGGCCTGCACCGCCTGGTCGTGCGCGTCAACGACAAGGGCAAGCCCTCACGGCATGGCACGGCTCTGGTGCACTTCTACGTCAACGAGACGCTGGCCAACCGCACGCTGCTGGACACGCTGGtggggcacagcctggacaCGCCGCTGGACATCGACATCGCCGGCGACCCTGAGTACGAGCGCAGCAAGCAGCGCAGCAACATCCTCTTTGGGGTCATTGCTGGCATCGTGGCCGTCACCCTGGTCATTGTGCTGGTGGTCCTGGTGCGCTACTGCCGGCAGCGCGAGGCCAAGAGCGGCTACCAGGCGGGCAAGAAGGAGACCAAGGACCTGTACGCCCCCAAGCAGGCCAGCAAGAGCGGGAAGAGCAAGGGCAAGGTGAAGAAGAGCAAGTCTCCCAAGCCGCCCAAGCCCAcggaggatgaggaggaaacGGGTCTGCAGAAATCGCTCAAGTTCAACCTCATGAACGATTCCGTCAGCGACAGCCCCCGCATCCACCTGCCCCTGAACTACCCTCCGGGCAGCCCGGACCTGGGCCGCCACTACCGCTCCAACTCGCCGCTGCCCTCcatccagctgcagcctcagtCACCCTCCGCCTCCAAGAAGCACCAAGTGGTGCAGGACCTGCCGGCCACCAACACCTTTGTTGGCACCGGGGACAACAACTCGACGGGCTCCGAGCAGTACTCGGACTACAGCTACCGCACCAACCCCCAGAAATACACCAACAAGCAG